In Desulfatiglans anilini DSM 4660, the sequence GCCTGTGGAAATAGAAAAGCCCCGTGTTGCCCAGGTGGTCCCGGGCCAGAAAAAGCCGCCGCTCCCGCCCATTCCAGGCGGCAAACGACCAGTCGCCGAAAAGGCGCCCCGGCGCTTCCTCCCCCCAGAGAACGAAGGCCATGGCGGTGAGATGCCCGTCGCCGAGCGTGGCCCGCTCGTTCGCAGGGATATGAAGATCGCGGCAGAGTTCGCGCCGGTTGTCCAACCGCGCGGCAGCCGTGACAAGAATCCCAGCAACGGGCTCCTCCCACGGCATACGTTCGTGCCGGGCCTCCGGAGCTACGGAGAGCCGGGCATGCCCCAGCAGCGCCTCCCCCAGGCAGCGGCTGGTGACGCCGTCAGGCCCCCAGGCCGCCATGGCTTCGGCCATGGCACGGAAATTTTCCTGTGGGATAGGTCTGCCGTCAAAAGAAACCAATCCAAAAATACCGCTCATAGGCCCCCATCAGCGAGACCGCAAACATCGCCTCCCGCATTTAGGATCTGACCAATACGCTCGAATGCTGCATCGGCCTCAGCTAAGACACCCTATGGTGCTTTCAGCATTCTTTCTTCCTGGCTCCGCAGCAGTGCCACTCGCTCAAGGGCCGTTTCCGGATGGCGACGGTTGGCCGGCTGGATGGAGGTTTTATCCATTTCGCTATGTGCCCTGGAGCCTGGTTGCGGACGCAGGCTGAAAACGTGACTCAATCCCGGGCAGTTTATAAAATAATCCTCTTACCCTTACAGATTCCAGTTTTTCAGATGGAATTTGAGAGATCATCAGTACGAAGCCCTTTTCTGCTCTGTTGCCCAATATACCAAAAACCGGCTGAGGAATAAATCTTTCCAGAACACGCCTCAAGCAGCGTATCCTCTTTATTGGGGCGGGTTTGCCGTGTCGTCTGTTCGAACCTGAACGATGACATACTTTTGTGGGTACAGATGAAAATTTCTCACTCTGTCTCTTACCCTCATCAGGGGGAATCAATCAAAACAGTTGCATTTCAATGGAATACGTTTAAAATTATGAACAGTAGTCGATGTGCGGTTTTTCGCAACGTCTTTCCATTTTTCGGCACAGCAATTGTTTTTGATCCATACGCATTCGTTTCCATCCGGAAATGGTCTTTTTGACCAATCTCGGTGTCAATTGCGCGCTTGGTTGTGCGGCGACCTGCAGGCCGCCTACGCGCAACCGCTTGATTTCCTTGATATTGGCCAAACCGGGAGCCGCCGCGAAGGGGTGTGACTGAGCGCGCGAAGCGTGTGAAGAAAAATCTTCATTTTCGGATTGTAAAGGGGCTTGTACCGGGACATCATTTCCGGATGGACACGCGCATTAGTTGACCCGGTTTTTTTCTGCCGGAGGGCCTTCGCTCACGGCTCTAGAGACAACATGAAGAAATCCATCATTCGTCTGCTGCGGACAGTCTCGGCTTTCCCGACTGGATCAGGCGCTGAAGCAGGGCAGGGATCTCTGATCCGCGCGCATACGGCGGGCGGGTTTACCATCGTGGAGATGATAGCGGTGCTGGTCATCCTGGGGGTGCTGGCATCGGTCGCGGTGGCCCGCATGATGACGGATGACGGAGCGGAAGTCCGCAGGGCGGCCGAAACACTCAAGATGCACCTGCGGCAGGCCCAGTTCCGGGCCATGTATTCTGACACGAGCTGGGGTGTCCATTCGAACGGCGGCAGCTACTGGCTATTCGAGGGTCCCAACACCTCCAATCGAGTCATGTTCCTCGGGGAGGGTTCCGATACGGTTACGCTTCCCTCCGGAGTGAGCTGCGGTTCGTTTACGGTCTCCTTCGACGACTGGGGCGTCCCTTACAACGGGGCGAGCCCCCAGAGCGGAAACGAACTGTCTTCAGCCAAGACGATCCAGATTGCCTGCTGCTCCAAGACCATATCCATCACGATCACCCCCAACACCGGATTCATCGAATGAAAAGCGGAGTCCGTTCGTCCGGCTTCACCCTGGTGGAAGTGATTGCGACCCTGGTCATCATGGCCCTGGGAGGGGTCGCGGTGTTCACTTTTCTCCACGGCGCCGTTACCCGCAGCTCCGAGCCCGTCGCAATGGCTCAGGACCTTGCCTCCGCGATGGACACGATGGAGGAGATCACCGCCCTGTATCATGATTACAGGAAGGGAGACCTATCGTGGCAGGCTTTTAAAACGGATCTGGGCGATTACCCTGTGACCACAGCGGATAAGGAAGATGCCATGGGAAATCCGGGTTTCGAAATTGTAATGGTGACGGTGAATACGGGCTGCCAATCCTTGTCCACCTTCTTTTCGGAATGAGACATGGTGAAACGAGACCGTGAACGACATCCGGACAAGAAGGGCGGCTTCACCTTGGTGGAAGTGATCGCGGTTCTTCTGATTGTGGGCATCCTCGTCGGTACCGGGGGCTGGGCCGTGGTCCAGGGTGTGCAGGGTTTCCTGATGGCGCGCGACAGCGCGGTTTTGACGCAAAAGGCGCAGTTGGCCCTGACGAGACTTACCAACGAGTTTCGAATTTGTTACGACTGCTTTGGGAATGCCGGCGGCATCTCCTTGCCTTTCACCTTCAATACCAGCCGGGGTGGGCGGACGCTCGATCTTTCGGGTGGCCGCCTCACGATCGATGGGGATGACCTGATTGACGAAGTCAGCGCCTTCGCCTTGGCCTATGACGACTTGGGGCGGATTCGCATCCAACTGAGTTTGACCCACCAGCAAGGGGGTGTTTCGATCCCCTTTGAGACGTGGGTCTTCCCGCGCAATATCTACAATTGAGAGAGAGCGCTCATGAGAAATTTCCTGAGACCGGCGAGCGACGCATTCCTTCTTCGACATATCGTTGATTTTCACGGTGGTGTCCTGATCGCCGCCGTGGTGGCTATCCTTTTGGTTGGTGTGCTGGGTGCCGGGGTTGTGTCTATGGTCGGCACCTCGAGCCAGGAAGAGGTCCGTGCCAACCACGGGGAGCGCGCCTTTCTTCTGGCGGAATCAGGATTCAGATACGCGGAATCAGTTTACAAAAGCAAGTTACAAAGTCAAGGCAAGGCCTCCGCAAAAACCGCCTTGCTCGCATTGCACAATCAAACGAAGTCCGCTCCGGGAGGCGGTACATTCAACCTGCAAGTAATAGAACACGTATACGGCAGTTCTGCAGTTGCTGACGGCTCCCAGACAATCTATGAACACAAAGACATTGTGCTCAATCCCGGCTTCAACCTAACGCCCTACAACGGTGTCTTTCTCCACAACGAATCCTGGTATCGCTATCGTGAGTTCGATAAACCTAATAATACTTTAAAGGATGTTATCCAGGCAAAGGCGGGAGCTGTGTTCCCGATCGTTCTGGATGATAATCAGAACATTGACTACTTCTATAGTGATACCATCGAGATCCTTTCTACTGGTGTGTTTCCAGATTCTGACATAATGAAAGTTTCACGGAGGGTAGCCTACTGGTGGCCATTGCAGAGCGCTGGTGGCGGAGGCGGTGAGGAACTTGGACCTTTCAGCGGTGGTCCAGATGTCTGGGAGGATTTCGATGATGGAACCACCTCTTTCTACGACGATCAAAATGATATGCTGGGATCTTTCGAAATTTATGATGGATCAATGAATGTTTCAGCGGTTCAGAATGATTCTCAGGCGGCTTTTTTGACGATATACAATACTTCTAATGTGAACATGAATTCGGACTACGAGCTTCAAGCGAAAGTCAAAGTGGCAGATGGTTCTATACACATGGCTGGGATTACATTCCGTAAGCAGGTAGTGAATGTAACCCCTTCCCAGCGCAAAAGTTACGGTTTGTCGTTTCTTCGTGGAGGAGGAGATAAAAAAGACGGTATACCGGATCTTAAAATCAATGACACTGGCAAATTATACCTTGTTCTATGGGAGGCTCCCAAAAATGCGCCTCCTGCAGGGAAAACCGATGTAATTGCATACAAGGAAATTAAATCAGACTATGTATTCAATAATGGGGTACTTGCAGACTGGTCGA encodes:
- a CDS encoding type II secretion system protein, encoding MVKRDRERHPDKKGGFTLVEVIAVLLIVGILVGTGGWAVVQGVQGFLMARDSAVLTQKAQLALTRLTNEFRICYDCFGNAGGISLPFTFNTSRGGRTLDLSGGRLTIDGDDLIDEVSAFALAYDDLGRIRIQLSLTHQQGGVSIPFETWVFPRNIYN
- a CDS encoding pilus assembly FimT family protein, producing MKKSIIRLLRTVSAFPTGSGAEAGQGSLIRAHTAGGFTIVEMIAVLVILGVLASVAVARMMTDDGAEVRRAAETLKMHLRQAQFRAMYSDTSWGVHSNGGSYWLFEGPNTSNRVMFLGEGSDTVTLPSGVSCGSFTVSFDDWGVPYNGASPQSGNELSSAKTIQIACCSKTISITITPNTGFIE
- a CDS encoding type II secretion system protein, with translation MKSGVRSSGFTLVEVIATLVIMALGGVAVFTFLHGAVTRSSEPVAMAQDLASAMDTMEEITALYHDYRKGDLSWQAFKTDLGDYPVTTADKEDAMGNPGFEIVMVTVNTGCQSLSTFFSE